The Nerophis lumbriciformis linkage group LG15, RoL_Nlum_v2.1, whole genome shotgun sequence genome window below encodes:
- the LOC140679434 gene encoding uncharacterized protein — MPLCSPLLLHRITQSIAREHSSGLRQLIIVNVTAFKVLVKNCRLLPLCNIIRRHHLQFHCYADDVQLYVSTKSISSVTLSTLTDCLTEIKSWMHSNILQLNSNKSDMLIIGPKSLNKTAHNFHLSVENSTLSPSTHIRNLRVILDKKLSFEHHINHITRTAFFHLKNIARLRPSLSFSAAETLIHAFITFRLDYCNSILYGSSSKILIQNIQNSAARLLTHAHSGEHITPVLQKLHWLPVPHRIHFKILLLTHKALHNQAPCYVTNLLHRHTPSRSLRSSDANLFSPPLRAKLWTWGDRAFSIAAPTLWNSLPKPIRDCSDLPTFKSLLKTYLFRSDFNL, encoded by the exons ATGCCTCTGTGCTCTCCTTTATTGCTGCATCGTATCACCCAGTCAATTGCCAGGGAGCACAGTAGCG GGCTGCGCCAGCTCATTATTGTGAATGTCACGGCATTTAAAGTTCTTGTAAAGAACTGTCGTCTGCTCCCCCTCTGTAACATCATACGCCGCCATCACCTGCAATTCCACTGCTACGCAGACGATGTCCAGCTATACGTCTCCACAAAATCCATCTCCTCCGTAACTCTCTCCACCCTGACCGACTGCCTCACTGAAATCAAATCATGGATGCACTCCAACATCCTCCAACTCAACAGCAACAAATCTGACATGCTCATCATCGGCCCCAAATCCCTCAACAAAACTGCTCACAACTTCCACCTCTCTGTCGAAAACTCCACTCTGTCCCCATCCACTCACATCCGCAACCTCAGAGTCATTCTGGACAAAAAACTCTCTTTTGAACACCACATCAACCACATTACAAGAACTGCTTTCTTCCACCTCAAAAATATTGCCCGTCTCCGTCCATCCCTCTCCTTCTCTGCCGCTGAAACCCTGATCCATGCCTTCATCACCTTCAGACTCGAttactgcaacagcatcctctacggctCATCTTCCAAAATcctcattcaaaacattcaaaactctgctgcccgcctgctcaccCACGCGCACTCcggtgagcacatcaccccagtcCTTCAGAAACTCCACTGGCTCCCCGTTCCTCACCGGATCCACTTTAAAATCCTCCTCCTCACCCACAAAGCCCTCCACAACCAGGCCCCCTGCTAT GTCACCAACCTGCTTCACCGCCATACCCCTTCACGCAGCCTCCGCTCCTCCGACGCCAACCTCTTCTCCCCACCACTCAGAGCCAAGCTCTGGACCTGGGGTGATAGAGCCTTCTCCATCGCTGCTCCCACCCTCTGGAACTCTCTTCCCAAACCCATCCGTGATTGCTCAGACCTTCCTACCTTCAAAAGCCTTCTCAAAACATACCTCTTCAGATCTGATTTTAACCTGTGA